Proteins from a single region of Fibrobacter sp. UWH6:
- the pyrC gene encoding dihydroorotase: MFLPLPDDFHAHLRQGELMPGYVRDLVAQFGRAIIMPNTMPPMTSAASIKEYKQQILEAAKSVRPDFQPLMTFKLNPNYTEQDLKDMMAEGVVAGKYYPAGVTTNSADGISDFEAVFPVVAMMEKLGLILCVHGEEPGEFCLDREPAFIKRVETLAEKFPKLKIVFEHLSSAKAVEAVKRLPANVAATFTVHHLMMTLDDVIGDALRPHHFCKPLPKRPEDRAAIREAAFSGNPKFFLGTDSAPHQQGKKECPCGAAGVYSAPVAIPLLVQEFDRAGALDKLANFIAGFGADFYGLPRTTSQIEVVKENWTVPQVVNGVVPLAAGQTLEWKLK, encoded by the coding sequence ATGTTCCTTCCTTTACCCGATGACTTTCACGCCCATCTCCGTCAGGGCGAACTGATGCCCGGCTATGTCCGCGACCTTGTTGCACAATTCGGCCGTGCCATCATCATGCCCAACACCATGCCCCCCATGACATCTGCCGCATCCATCAAGGAATACAAGCAGCAGATTCTTGAAGCCGCCAAGAGTGTCCGCCCGGATTTCCAGCCCCTCATGACCTTCAAGCTGAATCCGAACTACACCGAACAGGATCTAAAGGACATGATGGCAGAAGGTGTCGTGGCAGGCAAGTACTATCCTGCAGGCGTCACCACCAACAGCGCCGACGGAATCAGTGATTTCGAAGCCGTATTCCCCGTAGTGGCCATGATGGAAAAACTGGGCCTTATTCTCTGCGTCCATGGTGAAGAACCGGGCGAATTCTGCCTGGATCGCGAACCCGCATTCATCAAGCGCGTGGAAACTCTGGCCGAAAAATTCCCCAAGCTGAAGATAGTCTTTGAACATCTTTCCAGTGCAAAGGCCGTAGAAGCCGTAAAGCGTCTGCCCGCCAATGTGGCAGCCACCTTTACCGTTCATCACCTGATGATGACTCTGGACGATGTGATTGGCGACGCCCTGCGTCCCCACCACTTCTGCAAACCTCTGCCCAAGCGCCCCGAAGACCGCGCCGCCATTCGCGAAGCCGCATTTAGCGGCAATCCCAAGTTCTTCCTGGGCACCGATTCCGCTCCCCATCAGCAGGGTAAGAAGGAATGCCCCTGCGGTGCCGCTGGCGTCTATAGCGCCCCCGTAGCCATCCCGCTTCTCGTGCAGGAATTTGACCGGGCAGGTGCATTGGACAAGCTAGCCAATTTCATCGCGGGCTTCGGTGCAGACTTCTACGGACTTCCCCGAACCACCAGTCAAATCGAAGTGGTCAAGGAAAACTGGACTGTTCCCCAGGTCGTCAACGGAGTGGTTCCCCTGGCAGCCGGCCAAACCTTGGAATGGAAGTTGAAATAA